A region of Vitis vinifera cultivar Pinot Noir 40024 chromosome 15, ASM3070453v1 DNA encodes the following proteins:
- the LOC132255187 gene encoding uncharacterized protein LOC132255187 has product MAEKPSTHTKMIEPSSPLYLHPSDNPGATITTCVFNGENYDMWEKAVKNALRAKNKLGIIDGTVNKPKGEDGNKLNAWEACNSMIISWMFNVIDKSLHSSVAYA; this is encoded by the coding sequence ATGGCAGAAAAACCTTCGACTCACACAAAGATGATAGAACCATCTTCACCTCTTTACCTACATCCATCTGATAATCCAGGGGCAACCATCACGACATGTGTGTTCAATGGTGAAAATTATGATATGTGGGAGAAGGCTGTTAAAAATGCATTGAGAGCAAAAAACAAGCTTGGGATCATTGATGGTACAGTAAACAAACCAAAGGGAGAAGATGGAAACAAATTGAATGCATGGGAAGCATGTAACTCGATGATTATATCATGGATGTTTAATGTGATCGACAAGAGTTTACATTCGAGTGTAGCCTATGCGTAG